The Paenibacillus spongiae nucleotide sequence TTTCTCCGCACGCGTAATGCCAACATAGGCGAGACGCCGCTCTTCCTCAAGCTCGTCGTTATCCATCAGCGCCCGGCTGTGAGGAAAGACGCCTTCCTCCATTCCAATAATGAAGACAACGGGAAACTCGAGGCCTTTGGCGCTGTGCATCGTCATAAGGACGACTGCATCCTTAATGCCGCCCTCCGGTTCATCCTTGTCCATCGTATCAATATCCGCAATCAGCGCCAAATCGGTTAAGAAAGCGACAAGCGTCTTGTCGTCATTGCGTTTCTCGAAATCCAGCGTAACCGACAGAAACTCCTCGATATTCTCAAGCCGCGCCTTGGACTCCAAGGTATTCTCGCGATGAAGCTCTTCGCGGTAGCCGCTCATCTCAAGCAGCTTCTCGGTGAGCTCCGTTACCGACATCTCTTCTTCCATCCGCTTCAGATGAAGCATCATGTCGTGGAATTCCTTCAAGGATGTACGCGCCCTGCCGGTCACATCAATCCAGTCGAGCTCATCCAGAAGGGCAAAGATCGAAATCCCCCGTTCCACGGCAAGCTCCGACAGCTTGGCAACGGTCGTATCGCCAATTCCCCGCTTCGGCACGTTCACGATCCGCTGCAAGCTGAGGTCGTCGTCCGGATTGGAGACGAGGCGCAGGTAGGCAAGCAGGTCCTTGATCTCCTTACGGTCATAGAATTTGATACCGCCGACAATCTGATACGGAATATCGGATTTGATGAGCGTTTCCTCTATGACCCGGGATTGGGCGTTGGTCCGATACAATATGGCATGATCGGCGTACTTATGGCCTTTCGCCACACTGCTCTGAATCTCTGAAGTGACATAGTAGCCTTCTTCATGCTCGGAATCCGCCTGATAGACCGTAATGGCGTCGCCTTCCCCTTGATCCGTCCACAGTTTCTTGGGCTTGCGGCCGGTGTTCAGCTTAATAACTGCATTCGCAGCATTCAAAATGTTCGCAGACGAGCGGTAGTTCTGTTCGAGCATAATCGTCCGCGCTTCCGGATAATCCTCTTCGAAATTCAGAATATTCGAGATATCGGCTCCCCGCCAGCGGTAAATCGACTGGTCGCTGTCCCCGACGACACAGATGTTGTGATGCTTGTCGGCCAGCATGCGGCACAGCATATACTGAGCCCTGTTGGTGTCCTGATATTCGTCGACATGGATGTATCGAAATTTGTTCTGGTAGAACTCGAGCACTTCCGGGACTTCCTTGAACAATTGTATGGTCGTCATAATCAGATCGTCGAAGTCGAGGGAGTTGTTGCTTTTCAGCCGCTTCTGATACGTTTTGTACACCTTGGCGACAATGTCGTCGAAATAATCGCCGATTTTGTTCTCGAACCGCTCCGGTGAAAGCAGCTCGTTCTTGGCCCCGCCGATTTTGGCTTGAACGGCTTTGGGCTCGAATTTCTTCGTATCAATGTTCAGATCCTTCATACAGTTGCGGATGACGGACAGCTGATCGGCCGAGTCCAGAATCGAGAAGCTGGACGTAAAGCCGATGCGGCTAATATCCTTGCGCAATATGCGCACGCACATCGAGTGGAAGGTCGATACCCAAATATCCTGTCCGGTCGGTCCGACAAGAGAAGCCACCCGCTGCTGCATTTCGCGTGACGCTTTGTTCGTAAATGTAATCGCCAGAATGCTCCATGGCGCCACGCGCCGCTTTTCAATTAAGTATGCGATCCGGTGGGTCAGCACGCGCGTCTTGCCGCTGCCCGCTCCCGCCATGATGAGTAAAGGGCCTTCCGTCGCCTGAACCGCTTCCCGCTGCGGCGGATTCAGCTTCTGAACCGCCTGATCGATGCCAAATTCATTTATCATATGAGGAATAAAACTCCTTTTGTTCGCATTTGTTCGCCTATCTTCAGTCTAGACAACAAGGCCACGAGTGTCAATTTGAATCTGCATGGAAGAGTCAGGAGATAAGGGACTTTCTTTGTTAGCGGCAGAAAAAATAAACCGGCCTTCAAGCCGAGCCGACCCGTGCGGTCGATTCGGCCTGAAAGCCGGCCAATCCAAAATATGACGGTCATCATGTGCGGCTCACGAATCGAGCAGCGAGCACACCGTTTCCTTAACGGCCTGTACGGTCGAGAGCGCGGCTTCAAGCCGATGATCGTATAGGGCGTTGCCTACAATAACGGTATGTACCGATTCCGCCGCTTGGCGGGCTTTATCCACACTGTCAATGCCGCCTCCATAGAATACCCTTGCACCGGTCGCAAGCTTGCCCGCCCGCTTGACGAGCTGCATGTCTCCGTATGTTCCGCTGTATTCTAGATAGACAATCGGAAGACGCATCAGCCGGTCGGCCATATAGAGATGCGCCGCCAGACTTTCCGCATCCAAATCCGTCTTGGCGCCGGTCAGCTTCGCAGCCTTGGCATCCGGATTCAGAATCAGATACCCTTCTGCCGCCGTCTGATCCCAAGGGATAAACGCGCCCAGCTTGCGCAGCGCTTCGACCTGATGGCCGCTCAGCCATTCCGCCCGGTCCGTATTGAGAACCATTGGGATGAAGTAGTAATCGAAGCCCGGGACGGCCGATTCCTCATTCGATACTTCCAGTGCACAAGGCACCTCATAGCGCCTGATCCGCGACATTAGATCAACCGTATTATCGTAGGTCACGCCGGTCGTTCCGCCAACGATAATCGCATCGGTACCCGACATGCATACCGCTTCCAGCACTTCATCGGATATTTCCCGATCCGGGTCAAGCTTAAACACATGTCGCCATGTTTCGTATATTGCCGATTGCATGGTAGCCCCACTTGCCTTTCTTTTTACAAATCCAACGCTTCGATCCGCTGCATGACGGCAAACTCATTCGGATACAGCATCAGCCACTCCGTAAGGCCGACCATCCGAAACAGCTTCTCGTAATGCGGCGTCACGCCCCAAGCGAATGTGTGAACGCCGGCTTTCCGTGCGATCCGTGCCAGACGGATGAGCACGGCCATGCCGCCACTGTTGATATAAGATACACCCGTCAAATCAAGCGCCAGGAAACGGACGCTGTCGTCAAGCCCTCCTGCTAAGCCGTCCAGCAGCTCGTTCTCGGACATTTTGGTCAGATCGCCTCTCAGCTGCAGCACGCTTCCGTTCGGAAATTGTCGCCGCTCGATGACTAAAGGCAGTTCCACTGCATTCACACCCCTTGTTATTCTCGTCGTTAAGTGTTCGTAATACGCATAAAATACAGCTCCATATAAAAACCGCGCTCGTCGCGGCCGGTCGCCCAGTAATCGGAAAGCGAGTCGATAATGACAAGCCCCCAGCCTCTGGGATCATCCGACTCCCGCTTCTTGGCCATTTCCTTCTCATCCCGGGACACGTGCGGGAAGTACCCGCCACCCTCGTCATAGACGCGGATAACAGCAAGCAGGCTGCCGATCTGCGCCTGTACGGTAACCTGCGCCATCGGATCAAGCTTGTTGCCATGCTCCATCGCATTCATAATGGCTTCGGCTACCGCGCTTTGAACATCTTCGTGAAGGTTGGTCTCCGGCCAGAACTTAGTGATGAAGCTGCCGATTTGCTCGGCTACCCCGCGCTCACTGCCCATTCGGCTGCGCAGCAGCCATTCCTGCGAGAAGAAGCTGCTCGGCAGAAGCTCGGACAGATGCCCCCCGCTGATCGCTTCGCGCTGGACAGTCTGACTCCTGTAAGCCTGGACAAGCTCTAATACCACGATAGTCCGATCGTCCTTCCCCGCTGTGGAATGCGCGTCCATCCGCGCCAGCCATCCATCGACCAATTGCGGCAAATCATCGCATGGCTTCCAGGATGAAATTTCCTCCTCCAACCCGTCAAAGCCATACATATGACCGCCCTCATCCATCGATTCGATAATACCATCTGTATACAGAACGAAACGGTCGCCCGGATTGAGCTGCAGCTGCGTTTCTTGGTAAACCACTTCCGCGTCGAAGCCGATCGGCAGCGAGCTGCAGTCGACTGTAACGATTGAGCCGTTCGGAGATACAATGTAAGGCGATAGATGACCAGCGCTGGCATAGCGTACGGTATCGCTTGTCGTGTCAATCACTCCAACGCCAAGCGTAACGGCTCCATCGTCCCCCATCGCCTCGCATAACTGTCGGTTCATACGGGCAAGCACCTCTGCGGGATTTCCGTTCCTTCGTATTTCCGCACGGAAGAGCAGCAGAAGCGCAGACATCAGCAGCGCGGCAGGCACGCCTTTACCCGAGACATCGCCGATCATAATGGCAAATCGGCTCGGCCCTAGCATCAGCACGTCGAAAAAGTCTCCGCCGACATTACGATAGGGCTGGCACCGGGCGGCGATCCGATAAGATCCAATGGTCAAATCGCCAGGCGGAAGCAGCTTCTGCTGAACGTTGTAGGCCAGCTTCAGCTCCCTCTCCAGCGATTCGTATTCCCGGTCGATCCGCGTTTGCAATTCGTTGAAGGCCGAAGCCAGCTCGCCCGCTTCATCGTAGGATACGACCGGCATCCGGCTGCCAAGCTTTCGGCCTCCACCGCCTAACTGTTGAATATTACGGACAAGCGTACGAAGTTCCTTCCTGAATTGCAGGGAGATGTAGCCGATCAGACTTACGCCAAGAATGAAATAGAATAAACCGACGCCGCCGATCAACATCGGGCTTTGCGGTTCTCCGGAGCTGTCCGCAAGCACCGCCAGCTGAAACAGATTCAACACAGCGATCAGAAAGGTGCTGCTGTACGTTATGATCAACGGCGATACGATAGAGCCTCTTCCGCCCCATTGTCCGGACTGCGGCTGGAAGCGAAGAACGAGCGGCAGAAGCAGCCGACGAATCGACGTAAAGATGAAGATCCCGATCGTTAACGACAAGCTGATCTCGCGCGCGATCGAGCCGACCAGCACCGTCCAGTCGATAGACGGCAATGTATCGTTACGGAATGCGGTCTCCTTCCAATGAAACAAACTCGTATATACGAGGCCGAATACAATCATGGCGACTAACAGTTCACAGGGATGCGCCAACAGACGGTTAAGCGCTTTGGCCGATTCGTCTGACGCTCCATCGTCGGCCGGTTCAACCGACCTGATCCGGAATACGGGCCGCAATCTCCATATTGACAGCGCAGTAAGCAATGCTGAGAGTACAACCGCGCCTATCAGCATGGCGGGCAAAGAGAGCGTTAAAATTTGCTGAAAAGGGATATCCATCACAAGCATGTGTTCGCTAACAATGATGATGATTCCAGCCAGTAAAGAGAACATGTATACGCCAAACAAGCGAAAGCGCAATTGAGCGCTTGTCGGTGCGGCTTTGTCATAAGACACCTGGGGATCCTGCAAATCATGCGAATATCCGCCAGTAATCGGTTCACCTTGTACCACGCGGGAAGCCTCCGGACCTGGATTCATGATTGCCATATCAAACGCTTCGTCTTCTCGAGCAGTTCGACTCCGAGTTCTTCTTTGCTGATCCGCTCAAGACGTTTGAACCAGTTGATCGCTTCCGCCCGATGCCCTTTATCCAAGCAGTGGCGTATCATCGTCTCATAGGCTTCCTCTTGCTCGGGACGCAGCGCAATCCATTCGTTCAGCCGCTGTTCGGCTCTTACATCGTCCTGCAGCTCGGAATAATATATGGCTATCCGCTTGAGCATATTGGTTTGCCGGTCCAGCAGCTGCTCGCGCAGACGCTCGAGCCACTCCGCAGACGGAAGCTCGGTTGCAAGCTGACCGTACAGCGGGAGCGCTTCGTCATACAGCCTGCACGCCGCCTCCCGGTCATCCATCCACAATTGATCGCCGACGCGGGAGAGCGCAACATAGGTTTCGACATCGATTTGTTCGATCGTATGCTCCTCCAGTCCGATTACCCCGCGTTTGGCATACACGGTATCGGTCATCCCCATTTCCTTCAACGTGTGCCTCAGGTCATGGAGCGTGACATAGAGCTGATTCGAACGTTTGGACGTGTCCCCTTCACCGAACACGCGATCAATAATTTGCTCCCGGTTCGCCTTATACCCCGGCTGCAGCAGCAGATAAACGAGAAGCTCGCCGGCACGGCGCCTTTTCCATGCTGGCTCGGCGTAAGAACCGTCCGTTGTACTGAACCGGATGCCGCCCATCAGTTTAATCCGCCATTTATCATCCGGGTTGTTCATCGGAACAGAAGCAGGACGAGGTATGAACATATCGACAAGATGGCTGTTATCCGCCTGCCCGGCTTCTTCCTCAGCAGATGGATCCCCGCTTTCTTCAGAATCCCGGCTCTCCTTGGGAAATAAACGGTCCAGCATGGCCGCAATATCATCAAACCTCCGATTTATGGCAGGTGTCGAAACCAGCTTCTTCAGCCGCTGCATCGTCTCGTATTCCGCCTTGGCACCTGTATCGTCGCCTTCTTCAAGCAGACGCTCCGCCTCGGCTGCGGAAGTAAAGAATTGGCTTTCGTTATCGCAAGCCAGCGAGTATGCCGGCTTCTCATACCCGGTTTTGAGAAGAATGGCTTTGACCAAATAGGCATACCTTTCGGGTAGCGAAGCGACTTCCTTAACGCTCGGATGGCCCGTTGTCAGCGTTGCGATAAGCGCTACCCCCAGATTGTCCTTGTCCAGATGCCGGTTCAACCATTGCAGCCGCGTGCGCCATTCCGGTCGGCCATACGCAGCTGCCGACGGATCATATAGCAATCGGTCCAGCATAACAAACGCCGTCCAGAGCGGCTTGCCTTCATTGCCGAACTGCTCTGCGGCATGCCGGAACAACGTCTCCGGATCCTGAAAATCCGTCGCTCCCGGAAGACCTCTGTTCGCTGAAGCGCGCGCCAGCGCCCAAGGAACAAACCCGCTGCACGCTTCCGGGGTCCGCTGCCATTCCTGAAGCAGCAGCGTCACGATCGGGACCGACTCGTTCCGGTCGCCCACTTGTTCATAAAGCAAGCCAAGCATCCCCATCATGGCAAGCATGGCCGACTCATTGGCTTGCGCCGCAAAGCCTTTCAGAGCGGTTTCGAGCAAATGCTTCGTCTCGATCAACCTGCCCTGAAGAAGACCATCCTCGCATTCCGCTTGAAGCAAGAGCGGAGATCTCTTCCGCACCTCGGCCGGGATAACGCGAAGTTCATCCGCCGACAAGTTCTGCCCGTCTAGAATCGCCTGCTCTAGGGACAGCAGTTTATTCACCCATGCGTCCTTTTGTCTACCTGAATCATTCCGTTGTCCCATTCGCATGTCCCCACGTTCTTTATCAAAGTAATATAATGTAATATTCGCGATTATCCGCTAAATTCCTTGCCCATCATGCCGACAATACTCGAAATGTGGATATGTATAGCAAACGCAGGCATTATTCTCCAATTAGTTACACGGGTTGCTGCGGTTAATTATAAAGGATGTTATAAAGAAAGAGAGCTTACAGATGTATGCATCATCCGATTACTCTCTCTCTATTTTACCGTTTATTTCACCAGTTGTCCCCGAGTTACGCCGAGCTGGTTGATAGCCTTCAGACTGCGCCATACTTGAGTGCCGTTTATGCGGCCAGCCAGAGCATCGCGATACAGATCGATGACCTCTATTACTTTATCGGCAGTTTCCTCCAGAAATTCAATACGGAACGAAGCGACGCCAAGATCGGCAAATTGTCTCAAATATTCCGCACCCGACTGTTCGATTGCATTATAGACGGTGTTGCGGCACCCTTCGTCCACCCGGACCGGATGGGACATGCCGATTCGGTCCTGCAGCGAGACGCGGCGTTCTTCGCACGGCCGCCCGCAGTTCGTAAAGTCGGTGCCTTCACTGAGGAATGTGCAGTACACGCAGTGCTCCGTATGGAACATCGGCAGATGCTGATGAATGACAACCTCAACCTTGGACGTATCGGTACGGCGCAGTAAATCGAACATCTGCTGCACGTTCAAATCATACGAGGGCGTAATCAAGCTGCAGCCTGCATCGACGAACAGATCCGCCGCTTTATGATTGGCGATGTTTAATGAAAAGTCTCCGATCAGTTGCGGGAACGGCCCCACGGTGCGTTCGGCCCGCGCGCGCAAATAATAGTACAATGCGCCTGTATTGCGCACAAGCACCGCATCCGGCTGCATTCTCAAGATGCTGGCATGATAGCCGTTCTCCCCCGGCATATGAATCCGTGGGGTTGCCAAGGCGATCGGCTTGCCGGCGTTCCGGGCAATTTCCATCGCAGCCGGAAACTGCTTCACAAACTCAAAGTCCGCGATGACCATGCCCACATCGGTTTTCACAGCCGCCTCCACTTGAGGCAAGCTGCGGCATAGGGCGGTTAATTGGGCGGTACCCTTAGCGGATGATGCTTCGGCAGAAGTATTCTCCCTTGCGCGAACATCCGAATAGCTATCCACCTCGCGCTTAATATATACTGGCGGCTTCGGCCGCTCGCCGGCCAGCTGCTCCACGGCTACACGCCGCATCCGGTTCAATTCGCGTATCGGCAAAATCAAATCGCCCTTCAAGTCCGCATCGAGCGATTCAAGCTGATAGACGGTACCCCCAAGGCGGCCAAGCTGCTCTTCCAGCAGCGACTGGTCCATCGGACGCTTCTGCGCCTCCTCCAGCTCCAGCTCCGAAACAATCTCGACCGTCGTGTTTTTCTGTACATCCGTCCACCATGTGCGAAGCGGCTGGCCAAGAACGCCCAGCACCTTCACGTGAAGCGGAAACGTCCGGTAAGGCTTCTCGGTCTCGAATGTGGCGCGAAGACGCCGGTCAAGCGCCGGGTCATTCGTTTTCCAAATCCGGTCGCCTACGTGCACCTTGCGCAGATCGATATCGTTGCGTCCGGGCACCAGCTCCAGCAGCGTTCCTTCCTGGGCCTCGCCCTCCAGCTTGACTCCCTGTCTCCGCAAATCGTAGACGCGGCCGCCTTCTTCCTTCTTCGTCGGATCACCTGCGTCGAACACGATTCCGTCCCCGCGTTTCAGCGGCGCTTCAAGCTTGCAGACAACGGCGTCGCGAAGAACGCGCTCCACCCGGCCAAGATAGACGCCGCGGCTCTTGGGGAACGTGCCCTCGACGAGCTGCTTATTGTTCGTTCCTTGCAGAAATCCGTGCGTGAACCCGCGCGAGAAGCTCTGCTGCAGCTCGCGCATCTCTTCCTTGGAAGGGGCCGACCGGTTACCGTCGAAATAGCGGTCGATAGCCGCGCGATACTTGCTTACGACATTCGCTACATATTCGGGGGTCTTCAGCCGCCCTTCGATCTTAAAGGACATGACGCCGGCTTCAATAAGCTCCGGCATCAGTTCGATCGCCGCCAGATCCTTCGGCGACAAGAGATAGGCGACATCGCCCATCGGCATCTTTTCGCCATCTACCATAAGATCGTAAGGCAAACGGCACGCTTGCGCGCATTCCCCGCGGTTGGCTGAACGGCCGCCCCACATCTCCGATGTCAAGCATTGTCCCGAGTACGACACGCAGAGCGCGCCATGCACGAATACTTCCATGGGCAGCTTCGCCTGCTCGCCGATCTTCTTGATCTGCTTCAAGTTATTCTCCCGGCCAAGTACGACGCGCTCGATATCGAACGGCTTCGTAAATTCCACCGCCTCCGGCGACGTTATCGTCATCTGGGTCGATCCATGGATCGGGAAGTCCGGCGATAGCTCGCGAATCAGCTTGACCAGACCAAGATCCTGGACAATGACCGCATCGACGCCGGCATCGATGCAAGCTTCCATTAACTGCTTCGCATCCTCCAGCTCATTCTCAAACACCAATATATTAAAGGTAAGAAATCCCTTCACACCGTAGCTGTGCAGGAAAGCCATTATTTCCGGCAGCTCGTCCGTCTGGAAATTATTCGCCCGTGCGCGGGCATTAAATTTCTCCACGCCAAAAAATATCGCATCCGCCCCGTTCGCAACGGCTGCACGCATGCAATCCCAATCGCCGGCCGGAGCCAGCAGCTCTACATCTTCCCGTCTTATCTTACTCATCGTGTTACCGCCATCCTTCTTTATCGCTTGCTAGTCTCTTAAGTGTAACAGAGCATGGCCCGTGATTCCACAGGGTTTCAATGCTAGTTCCCCAAAGACTCGCTTCTGCGTCAAAATGAATTCTATTTTGCTATTAGCCGTTTATCTGCTGTCGAATCTAATCGATTTCATACGAATAATAGCAAAGCGGGGATTACATTCTCTTCTTTGCTATTTAATTATGCGATTTTGTCATTTGTTCATTCGCGGCTTTCTCTGCATTTCGTCATGCTATATAATGAAATCATTCATTAACACTTATGATTAACGGGAGGTTTTATAAAACTATGAAACTCGGCGTATTTTCCGTTCTATTTGCTCAGAAGCCATTCGAGGAAGCACTCGACTATATCGCTTCCAAAGGTCTGGATGCGATTGAGATTGGTACCGGTGGCTACCCGGGCAACGCGCATTGCGATCCCGATGTGCTGCTCGCTGATGAGAGCAAGCTGCAAGCCTTTAAGGAAGCGGTCGCGTCCCGCGGTCTAACGATCAGCGCGCTGAGCTGCCACGGCAACCCGCTCCATCCGCAAAAAGCCATTGCCAGCGAACACGATGCGGTCATCCGCAAAACCATCACGCTTGCTTCCAAGCTTGGCGTATCGGTTGTTAACACCTTCTCCGGCTGCCCTGGCGACCATGAAGATGCTAAATATCCGAACTGGCCGGTAGCTCCATGGCCGAACGACTACCAAGACATTCTGAAATGGCAGTGGGAAGAGAAAGTGATTCCGTACTGGACTGAAATCGCTAAACTGGCAACCGAGAATAATGTCAAGATCGGCCTCGAGCTTCATGGCGGTTTCTCCGTTCATAGCCCGGCAACGCTTCTTCGCCTGCGTGAAGCTGCCGGCGACGCGATCGGCGCAAACCTTGACCCGAGCCATATGTGGTGGCAGGGAATCGATCCGGTGCAAGCGATCCATATTCTCGGCCGCGCCGGCGCTATTCACCACTTCCATGCGAAAGATACTTCCATTGATCCGGTGAACATCAACCATCACGGCGTAACGGACATGCAGTCCTATGCCCTTATGCTTGACCGCGCTTGGCAGTTCCGTACCGTCGGCTTTGGCCACGATATTAAGACTTGGGCGGATATCATCAGCGCGCTTCGTCTTGTCGGCTACGATTATGTCGTCAGCATCGAGCATGAAGATGGCCTTATGTCCGTTGACGAAGGCTTCACCAAAGCGGTACAGAACCTTCAGCAGGTACTGATCAAAGAGCCGCTGGGAGAAATGTGGTGGGTGTAAGCTCCCTCTAGCCATCCTATGTAATTAGAAACCAGTCTTAACACAATTCTCTTGTGTTAGACTGGTTTTTTCATGCCCTCCCTAGCATCTTTGGCAGCCTTTTATTTTGTTCTCTCCATATATAAGTCCGATCTCCCGTTCCTGCACATCAGCAGCGCAGCCAAAAATCATTCGTTGACGGACGGCCAATTCCGATTAATTTTCATCGATAAACCTCTTGATTTATCAGCAGCATTAGCCATCTCTCCCTAATTATATGTTCGTGAGAAAATGCGCAAAAAAACAGTATGCATGCGATATATGCCGATAAGGAATTTGCATTATTTAAACTATCTTTATAATACATATTATATCGGTACAAGCCCATGTAATCAGATATATATCATGACTAATATCAATGTATAATTGCGTAATTACAATCAAATTCGATCAAGTGCGTAGATCGAAATACAGATAAATTCATTCGAGTGTTCGGCTAGATTATCCTATCGGCTTCATGAACTTTTATTCGGCTTGCCGCGTCATTCTTCCGATATATTGCTCATCGAAAAAAGCCGCCAGTGTCTTGATCAACAAGACCCCAGCGGCTTATTATGCTTTCACACGGAATTACCGTTTGAATTAGCCCAACCACACTTTAAAGATCATCACATAGTTAGCAAACGCGAATACGAGGAATGCAACGGCCGTAAATCCGATTGCAAAGATGTTCTTCTTCGGACGCGCCGTTAAAAGACGAACAAGGCCGATGAAGATGACCAATGTGAATATCAGCATCATGATATCGAACGGTTCGAACGTCTTTGCAACCGCCTGTGCAGCTTCTTCTGCGAGAAACATGGGGGGACCTCCTTCTTATCACACGATACCTATCTTAGCTTATGTTAGCCGTAACTGGGCTTTGTTGCAAGTCCGAATTTTGAATCGTAACAACTTTGTCACGAATTTGAAACTTTTTCTTCATTATAACCAACACCAAAGCTTCATATAACAAAATCTTATATATGCTTAGCTTGACGGCATTGTCGCTTTTATTAAAATGTGTTACCATTTTTTTAGAATATTCATACCTGACATGTCGGATTTATATTGAGGTATGAAATTTAGACTAGGAGGAATCGATCGATGGCTTACGAGCCCGTATGGATGAAGGATCCATCCGCTTTGAATAAATTCGAGCTAGTCAAGATGGAGAAGGACGGACTGGACGTCATTCGCACCATTATTGACCAGTACGCCAAAGAGGGCTACGACTCTATTCCGGAAGACGACATGAGCCGGTTCAAATGGGCTGGCGTTTATGAGCAAAAGCCCCGCGACGGCCATTTCATGATGCGCGTCCGCATCCCTACCGGTATTACGACCGCACCGCAAGTCCGTGCATTAGCTTCAATCGCACGCGATTACGGACGCAATCTTATTGATGTAACGACGCGTCAGGCCATTCAATACCACTGGCTGCGCGTTGAGAATTTACCGGATATTTTCAACCGCCTCGAAGAAGTCGGACTCTACTCATACGAAGCTTGCGGTGACTGCCCGCGCACCATTGTCGGTAACCCGCTGGCAGGGATCGACAAGGATGAACTGATTGACACAATTGGCATTGTCGAAGAAGTAAGCAATTTCTTCCTGCTGAATCGCGACTTCTCCAACTTGCCCCGCAAATATAAAATGTCCATCACTGGCAACATTTATAACAACGCAAATGCAGAGATTAACGATCTTGCATTCGTGCCCGCATCGAAGGTCATCGACGGTCAAGAAATAATCGGTTTCCACGCCTACGTCGGCGGCGGCCTATCGGCCAAACCGCATATGGCACAGGAGCTGGATATCTTCATCCGTCCGGAAGAAGTCCTCAAGACCGCTATCGGCGTGACCACCATCTTCCGTGATTACGGTTACCGCCAGAAGCGACACCATGCCCGGTTGAAATTTCTCGTGGCTGACTGGGGTGTAGAGAAGTTCAAGGAGAAACTGATCGAGCTGATCGGAGATATGCCTTCCAAAGGCACGAATCGGACAATCGGATGGAACGCTGTCTATTATGATGGCGTATATGAGCAGAAACAGGAAGGCTTGCACTTCATCGGCTTAAACGTACCTGTGGGCCGCACAGAAGCTTCGGAGTTCGAGCAGCTGGCTGACATTGCTGAGAAATATGGCGACGGTAAGATCCGTACCACGATGTCACAAAACATCATTCTGAGCGGGATTCCGGCCGAGAAGCTGGAGGAAGCGCTGCAATCGCCTGTACTTCAGCGTCTGTC carries:
- a CDS encoding AfsR/SARP family transcriptional regulator is translated as MGQRNDSGRQKDAWVNKLLSLEQAILDGQNLSADELRVIPAEVRKRSPLLLQAECEDGLLQGRLIETKHLLETALKGFAAQANESAMLAMMGMLGLLYEQVGDRNESVPIVTLLLQEWQRTPEACSGFVPWALARASANRGLPGATDFQDPETLFRHAAEQFGNEGKPLWTAFVMLDRLLYDPSAAAYGRPEWRTRLQWLNRHLDKDNLGVALIATLTTGHPSVKEVASLPERYAYLVKAILLKTGYEKPAYSLACDNESQFFTSAAEAERLLEEGDDTGAKAEYETMQRLKKLVSTPAINRRFDDIAAMLDRLFPKESRDSEESGDPSAEEEAGQADNSHLVDMFIPRPASVPMNNPDDKWRIKLMGGIRFSTTDGSYAEPAWKRRRAGELLVYLLLQPGYKANREQIIDRVFGEGDTSKRSNQLYVTLHDLRHTLKEMGMTDTVYAKRGVIGLEEHTIEQIDVETYVALSRVGDQLWMDDREAACRLYDEALPLYGQLATELPSAEWLERLREQLLDRQTNMLKRIAIYYSELQDDVRAEQRLNEWIALRPEQEEAYETMIRHCLDKGHRAEAINWFKRLERISKEELGVELLEKTKRLIWQS
- a CDS encoding nitrite/sulfite reductase produces the protein MAYEPVWMKDPSALNKFELVKMEKDGLDVIRTIIDQYAKEGYDSIPEDDMSRFKWAGVYEQKPRDGHFMMRVRIPTGITTAPQVRALASIARDYGRNLIDVTTRQAIQYHWLRVENLPDIFNRLEEVGLYSYEACGDCPRTIVGNPLAGIDKDELIDTIGIVEEVSNFFLLNRDFSNLPRKYKMSITGNIYNNANAEINDLAFVPASKVIDGQEIIGFHAYVGGGLSAKPHMAQELDIFIRPEEVLKTAIGVTTIFRDYGYRQKRHHARLKFLVADWGVEKFKEKLIELIGDMPSKGTNRTIGWNAVYYDGVYEQKQEGLHFIGLNVPVGRTEASEFEQLADIAEKYGDGKIRTTMSQNIILSGIPAEKLEEALQSPVLQRLSPQAKTFMSRTVSCTGNEFCNLAVVETKELARDVAEYLDAHVELDEKIRIHIIGCPNACGQKHIADIGLQGALIRTPDGTVDAFDIAVGGILGPGAKFNTTLKGRVKSTEIGSVLAKLITFYKDNREAGESFHNYVNRVGAAAFQEKLNDCLAQPTSA
- a CDS encoding sugar phosphate isomerase/epimerase family protein, which encodes MKLGVFSVLFAQKPFEEALDYIASKGLDAIEIGTGGYPGNAHCDPDVLLADESKLQAFKEAVASRGLTISALSCHGNPLHPQKAIASEHDAVIRKTITLASKLGVSVVNTFSGCPGDHEDAKYPNWPVAPWPNDYQDILKWQWEEKVIPYWTEIAKLATENNVKIGLELHGGFSVHSPATLLRLREAAGDAIGANLDPSHMWWQGIDPVQAIHILGRAGAIHHFHAKDTSIDPVNINHHGVTDMQSYALMLDRAWQFRTVGFGHDIKTWADIISALRLVGYDYVVSIEHEDGLMSVDEGFTKAVQNLQQVLIKEPLGEMWWV
- a CDS encoding U32 family peptidase translates to MSKIRREDVELLAPAGDWDCMRAAVANGADAIFFGVEKFNARARANNFQTDELPEIMAFLHSYGVKGFLTFNILVFENELEDAKQLMEACIDAGVDAVIVQDLGLVKLIRELSPDFPIHGSTQMTITSPEAVEFTKPFDIERVVLGRENNLKQIKKIGEQAKLPMEVFVHGALCVSYSGQCLTSEMWGGRSANRGECAQACRLPYDLMVDGEKMPMGDVAYLLSPKDLAAIELMPELIEAGVMSFKIEGRLKTPEYVANVVSKYRAAIDRYFDGNRSAPSKEEMRELQQSFSRGFTHGFLQGTNNKQLVEGTFPKSRGVYLGRVERVLRDAVVCKLEAPLKRGDGIVFDAGDPTKKEEGGRVYDLRRQGVKLEGEAQEGTLLELVPGRNDIDLRKVHVGDRIWKTNDPALDRRLRATFETEKPYRTFPLHVKVLGVLGQPLRTWWTDVQKNTTVEIVSELELEEAQKRPMDQSLLEEQLGRLGGTVYQLESLDADLKGDLILPIRELNRMRRVAVEQLAGERPKPPVYIKREVDSYSDVRARENTSAEASSAKGTAQLTALCRSLPQVEAAVKTDVGMVIADFEFVKQFPAAMEIARNAGKPIALATPRIHMPGENGYHASILRMQPDAVLVRNTGALYYYLRARAERTVGPFPQLIGDFSLNIANHKAADLFVDAGCSLITPSYDLNVQQMFDLLRRTDTSKVEVVIHQHLPMFHTEHCVYCTFLSEGTDFTNCGRPCEERRVSLQDRIGMSHPVRVDEGCRNTVYNAIEQSGAEYLRQFADLGVASFRIEFLEETADKVIEVIDLYRDALAGRINGTQVWRSLKAINQLGVTRGQLVK